The sequence GtccaagaaaaataaagcaaaacacaaaaatctttttggtttagAAAGAATTTtatgatcaaaaacaaaaggcacacattatgctaaatgaacaatgcaaagcTATGCATGATaatgcttaactaagctatcgagggtacacaaataagaaatatcaatttattaattaacccataagtacatgtacaaactagtacatattcatacaaaatcataaatagcttagcacttatataactattcaagtttctccacaatatcAAGCATATTCTAAATCAAGAGaaagatatcataattcatgtaatcctcaaaataaaacaagacacaaaataaaatatttttgtctttttgaaaatttttcaatgtttttggatttttgaataatcaaaacaacctacgaaaataaaacaaccaaaaagtaaaagtaaaaatatccacaaataattgaaagaattaaattaaggacaagtaaacaacactcaccttaacaaatcttttctcacccatataacACGAGTCTTCAGCTTTATAGGTGAAAATTCATGTGAAGTAGAGTGTACTTGAGGAATTATActaatcttctgagaaagactgaaatcctacaaattcctttcacaagccaacaaacttaaatttttcaaaagcatatgaaataatttatttggaCTTATGGCAAGAGAAgtatcatcacatatcctagactAAAATacagaatttttaaatttcaatttatgacaattatgACAAATGTGACCAGAGACACcataaaagtgacaaacaagaacaaatttaggaacaccagtattcctaacaacaaatctagtctcaaattttggtttttgcctcaacaacaaacaatttggtttaatatgaccaacaacaccacaaaggtgacaagtaggtacaaaaacagatttattatgctctctaataGTAgatttagacataggtttagaaacttcagcatctacatcagaacttttacctttgtctaacctagtaaaataagtattttctttattattcctcttgaaagaagggatataaactttctcaattttaggcttaagagaaacagaaacacttctgttatcaatagcaggcttggtactagtcaaattttcaattttagctttagattcaactaactcttgttccaaacttttcatcttctcatcttgagagaaaatttgatttctcaaaaattcattcttttcatcaaattcatctaatctaacaaccaattcctctttttcaagattagccaattttaactcttccttgaatttcttagcaatttttatagattttaataattccttccgaagagtttcacaggcatcaataagatcaacaaaaacaacaatgtcctttttattcaaatcatcacaatcaaaaacagtaaaacacttaaaattattcatgataacagggatcaaggatcaactcttggTATAATAACCTAAATCAAGAGctaacctgctctgataccacttgtacatttttagatccctgtaaactagattgtttaacctaattaattaaccaagtgaatacttaggcttattattcagatctaggttaaaataaaacaatcatatcatgcaaaacagcaaaaatataaagaacacaatgatatgatgacccaagaaaaccaaatcagtaaaaaacctggggaggatttaaccaagttatcctcaaggtaaaaagcaaatccactatgaaataattgaagtttgtacaatagaacttagaccactaacattctattactacctcgagtagaaaacttactactgCGACCTCATAATAGCTttgagtccacagactacttctttcattggcctttgcaacacaagcacccacacttgtgataaaaaaacacaaactcttctgtttgtgactccaagaccacccttgaaggtttagatcatcagcatctttgatgactagagaaggcaacaacttctacaataccggatcttgagattcttcaaggaataacaccaATAGAAGACatgagagagcttttgggtacaaaaccctagatacaaaggaggcacactcttctctctctaaaaagccttgAAAACCCCCtctagggttagcttataataTCCTTTAAATACTGGGAAAAATGGCTCGCAATTTGGGCTTCAAACAGTCAAGTTATGGGCTTTTTACGTTTGCTAATTTTTTGCTGATATGCgactttcgatcaatcgagtaCCAATCAAatgactttcgatcgatcgagtacCAATCGAACGAAACAGCTtgtaactcatttttttcatcccgaacatgagttttttgttttggacttCAATGTAGACCATTCTAAACCAATGAGACTTAgtttgtcatggtttgccaatattaCAAACTTAAAACCTAACAATTTTCACATGAACTCATCACTTTTTCTCCACCATCCATAATCAGCCACATGAGATAATCGATAATTGTGACAAAATTTTTGgctaaatttttggttttagaattattatgttttagtctgatgataaagaataattatttacAATAGGGATCATTACACTGCCCTCACTTAAAGTTTAGAGGAATGACACTCTACCTTAAACCTGAAGAGAGAAAACACTCCGCTCCTTTGAACTTTGAAGAAATTAACactcccccctttttttattagtaatgaAATATTCTACATTTCTATAAAAAtccttttacaaaattttaatcatggttagtaaaaaaaaaattgatacctttacaataaaaatgcaaaatttatcaagTACCAAAATACTTGCAATGACAAATCTCTTCATAAcccattaaaaagaataaaataaaaagcaaaattcatacttaatattttaaaatacacttcaactaaaaattttaaaatatacttgaaatgaATTTTAAGGAGAAAGCTTCCCTTAAAGgtacaaattatttttagtattaatttaacaaaatttagtcAATTGGATGTCAAAGCAGGGAAAATGTTTTTTCGCTTCAAGTTGAGGGTGAAACGTAATTTTTCCAAACTTCAAGGGAAGGAGTGTAATTACCCATTTACGATATTGGACCTAAAAGTTCAAATGGTAGCTATTCTAAAAATCAGTTGgtgtctaatatatatatatatatatatatatatatataaccgaaacctttgaaactcccataattttccatgtcaccactattttatttttctttttattttagattttatatcttatatatttattatttctcttcaacgtgtaattatcttatcaagtgttacaatagtttagtttaagtaaaactctattagatatatgttttaagagcttcaaaattttcaatcaatgcTAAACATTCTAATTAACCCAATAAAACGGCATGAGTTGAGATTATCCCAAAGCAAAATACACTGATAGCCTTGTAGGGTATTTACTTAATGAAGTTCGGAATTCAAATTAAAGATTTTGTAACCTGCAAGAGACTTAACTTTTACATTCCATTAATTATTCACCACTCCTATTGGTTCTTGTTGTGATAAATCAAATTTTCCACCATGCTCAACAACCTCATACGGGCCGACAAGTAATGGTCGGTCATTCTCATTCACTATTTGCCTCAAGAAAAAGTGGAACCCAGTTGAATATATTATAGACGTAAATGCAtttttagtctctacattttatttttacgacttttagtctctaaactAATTAATGCGTGACATTTAAGTCGTTACTATCAGCCAACTACTGGGAAAAGCTGAGGTGGTAGACGGAACACCCTATTAGCTAACGTGGCGTTGGTGTGGCACTGATGTGGCgatcaaaatattattaaaaaaaatattatttggcatttttatatgccacgtcagcattttaattttttataaaaagccaTGTCAGAccatttaaaccaaaaaagaaaataaatttaaaaacaaaacttaaaattattttattaataagaaaataagaacttgttcttcatgttcttcccaaatccaagaaataaaCCCAGCACCCAAACCAATATATGACAAACCCTGAATCTAAATCCAGCAACCAAATCTAACCTCTATCAAatctagaaaaacaaaaaacgaatCAAAGAAACCAACAGTGCATGTTGAAGAGAACAAGagcaaacccaaaatcaaacttCACCTTCTCACAATCAAACCTAGAACAAGAGCAAGAATACCCAGCAAACTTCATGTTCTCACAATCAATCCCACCACCACCCTCGATTAAGAGCAAGAAAaacccaaccaaacaaacccatctcttagcaaccaaacacaacaacaagtaacaaaaaactcaaagaaaaatTCTATGGTTTATGGGTTTGGAGCAGATAtgagtttttgggtttggagCAAATCCAATAGCATCATTTTTGCCTCCTCAAATCCAATGAAATCGTTTCACACCACCAACCCTAACTCCACCAAAACGATGCCGTCAAACCCCCCTATTTTTGCCTCCTCGGCCACTCCGTCAAACGACGCTATCTTGACAAACGACTACCTTGTCATTGTCGTCATCCTCATCAATCGAAGAGAGAATTTGGCCTCGTCGCATTGTTCTCTCTCACGTAGGTCAAGTTTGTTTTTCCGACGAAATCCATTGTTCCCAtcattttctttgcatcaaGAGAGAAGCACGATTTGCTCATCGTTGGTCTGCTTGTGAGCTCCGATGCGTTGTGGAGAAGAAGGCTGAGTGAGCTCCAGCAATGGACCTACAGTGGAGAGTGAGAGATTTTATCCATGGatggtgaagagagagagagaatttgagattAATCTTTGATGAGATTATCTCAAAGAGAGAATTTGATCTATTTGGATATTTGGTGGAGGACCATCGAGGTTAGTCTTTTTAAGATtatctcaaagaaaaaaaagaggataatCTCAAAAGATAAAGCTACTATAGTTTTTAAAGCTGATGaggttaaagaaaaataaaaacaaaaacataaaagataaggattttttattttttttaagaaatgattttagtttaaattagatataaggttttttttaaaaattaatttacttttgttaaatgattttgttttttaatttttttttattttttggtttaaattgtcCAACATggttttttataataaaaaaaaaaattaaaatactgacgtggcatataaaaatgccaaataatattttttttaataatattttaatcgcCACATCAATGCCACATTAGCGCCACATCAGCTAATAGGGTGTTCCTTCTGCCACCTTAACTTTTCCTGTTAATTGGTTGACTATAAGGACTTAAATGTTATGCATTAATTAGTTTAGGGACTTGGTTTAGGGacttggtttagggactaaaagtagtaaaaataaaatgtatggacaaaaatgaaaaaagtgcaaaatgtagggactaaaaatgcATTTACGCCTATATTATATATGGGACCAGAACCACAAGACAAGCTTTTGAATGCAAAAATTtctcacttatatatatatatatatatatatatatatatatatataaccaaagtctctgaaactcccacaattatttgtttatattgtacATGGCAAATAaaacatctctattttttttggaaaaaaatcaaaactgcAACCTATGTCTTTCAGCCTAGGGAacgataaatttttatttggtatgttatatataaatttattgaatttggtttggttttgaagtagaatttggagattctataaattttgaagttttaactcttggggtttttggtatttgcaTCTCAGTAGGTTGATCTTAATTCCTCatcttaaatgtttttttatttaggttcatgtgatattttgttttcttattaaaagttatgatttttggctaattaattattttttttgaattaatttcaattaattatttgtttggattcagcataaaagataatagaattaggtattataattttgatattgttctatattttatattgtttatattGTAATTACTACGAGAAAGTCATATTgttattcaaatttgaaatttagtgTGTCTTTCTCATATCATggtctttgtttatatattttcagtttatattagttttgagtgtatgtgtatatataactattgaaagttttgctttattaatttaagaattgtaaattattttgtatGCACTTGCAATTCAATAACTTTCAATGAAATTTGTTTCAAATATTGCCtaactaataatataatttggattcatttcaaaaaaaaaaaaatatatatatatatatatataatttgggttttatagttattttttaataaaatccgaaaaaaaaaaaaaacctcataaaCCCAAAACGACATCGTACTGTTCCTAACTTGGCACACCATCACTCTTGAATATCTCAAATCTTTCTTCAATATCTTCACAAGACTCTTCTCCGCTCAaaccctagagagagagagagagagagaaagtctCAGTGAGCGAGTCATGGCGATGAAGCACCTCTTGTCTCTATCTCGCCGGTCCCACCGGGCGGTATCATCAGCTCTATCCCAGACCGTCCGATCATCCTCAACCTCACCCGCGATCGCCACACCTTCATCAGCTCCAGCCGCCTCCCCTCCTCCGCCAACTGCCATGATCTACGACCGCCTAGCCGAAGCCATCAAAGCCAAGATCAAGCAGCTCGACAACCCGGACCCCCGGTTCCTCAAATACGGGTCGCCCCACCCGGAGCTAACGGACCACACTCGGATCCTCTCGGCTCCGGAGACCCGCGTAACCACCTTGCCTAACGGTCTCCGCGTCGCCACCGAATCGAACCTGGCTGCGAAGACCGCCACCGTCGGGGTTTGGATCGACGCCGGGTCGAGATTCGAGACCGATGAGACCAACGGCACGGCTCATTTCTTAGAGCATATGATATTTAAAGGGACGGAGAAGCGGACCGCGAGGCAGTTGGAAGAGGAGATCGAGAATATGGGAGGTCATCTCAATGCCTACACTTCGAGAGAGCAGACCACATACTATGCTAGAGTCATGGACAAGGACGTGCCTCGGGCGCTCGATATCTTGGCTGATATCTTGCAGAATTCGAAGTTTGATGATAACCGCATCAACCGCGAGCGCGACGTGATTCTCAGGGAAATGGAGGAGGTAAAAGGTCTATGCCAATGTTTTGGATATGGGTTTTACAGCAAAAATATCATAACCTAAGTTTTGTTCAATTAAAGATAGATAAATTACGAAACTTGCAATTGCATATAAGTGGGTTTTTGCTTATAAATTGTACGTGCACACATTCATATGATTTTGAGTCAAAGTATGGTACATTCAATggtaaaacttagatacagttgTTTAGGTGTAGTATTTAGGTTTCCTAATTATAACTTGTGCATACAAGCACACGTGATTTTGAGTTATATAGGttcctcaattaaattcaaacatcaAAAAAGATAATACTGTTTAATTATCCTTGGTAATGATAATACTGCTTGTGTTTCATTGGTCAGTGCAGTCACGTGTTTACGTTTAACTGGGGAATCTAATGTACAGCACGTAACAAATTGtttctaagtcttttttttttttttttttttgcaatttcaaaTTAGTTTGAGGTGTCTCTCTGCTGTCTTAAAGTAGTGGTATGATGGATGAACAAGAAAGACTGCTATTGCAGGAGTTGAGGAACTAAGATTGTGTTTGGAAAGTGGTGAAACCCACAGCTTATTAGagtttttagcttatttttgctacgaTTACATGGGTCTCATTGCACTtgttggtactattcatgggtatCACTGTactagcttttagcttttttctACCATACTccgcaaaaaaatttcaattttagctaaataagctgttctCAAATGGACATCGAATTTTTCGTATACTATTTAACTGATATTTGGAAGATTAATATCCAATACCTTACTGTAATTTAATTAGTTTGCTAAATGCTAACACAAATTCTGTACATTTAAGGTGTTTGATTACTTGTTAAGATCGTAGTGATCTGGCTGGTGCTTTTTTTCTATATTGCTTCTTATGATTAAAGGTTTTATGTCATGTAACTGTTGCAGGTTGAGGGGCAAACTGAGGAAGTTATTTTCGATCATTTGCATGCGACTGCATTTCAGTACACTCCTTTGGGTAGAACTATTCTTGGACCTGCTCAAAATATTAAGACAATCACTAAAGATCATCTCCAGAGCTATATACAAACACACTATACAGCTCCCAGAATGGTATGCAAAAATCTGTTGACTTCATCAGTTTTCTGCTCATATATAGTGGATCCTTAGGATTGGTGAAGATGTTGTCTTCGGTTTAGTTCTATTGGATTTTGCATTGATTTGCAAGGCATGCTTTGGGAACTTATGCTAATGGGTGTTTTATTTGGGATCTATCAGGTCATTGCTGCTTCTGGAGCTGTGAAGCATGAGGAAATTGTTGAGCaagtaaaaaaattgttcacaaaGTTGTCATCAGATCCCACCACAGCTACTCAGTTAGTTGCAAAAGAACCAACGGATTTTACTGGTTCCGAGGTGGGGGAGACATATCTTAAGTACACTGTAATCTCTTCTTATTCCCAATAACAattatttctttaatatattaaactttattaATGTTGTAAAAACCAGGTTAGGATAATTGATGATGATATTCCTTTGGCACAATTTGCGGTTGCTTTTAGCGGAGCATCTTGGACAGATCCAGATTCCATTGCTCTGATGGTCATGCAGGCTATGTTGGGTTCATGGAACAAAAGTGCCAGTGGAGGAAAGCACATGGGGTGAGCTCTTTTTGAGAACTAAACACCTTTATGGCACATAGATTTCTAACTTGGGCTACTTGAATTCAtcaacaaaattttcctttttaagcACATGCATTGATAATTTTGATAATCTTTAAACAGTTCTGAGCTTGCACAAAGGGTTGGCATTAATGAAATTGCAGAGAGCATGATGTCTTTTAACACCAATTATAAAGACACTGGTCTATTTGGTGTTTATGCTGTTGCTAAGGTGATGTCTGCTACCCTAGCTTTTAACAGAATATAATATGCATTCAGCTGCCTTTTGAATACTCATTATTCTCTTTGATGACAAAATGTGGACAAGAAAGTTTAGTGCCTATTGAGTTATTGTAACTTTTTAAACCTTGTAAAGTTCACTAGCCAGCCAGGACTTCTTCAGGCTTTGTCATTAGATTGTTTTtatattcaacttttttttaattgattcctattttgtcatatttcttttttgggtcttCTGTTATCAGTGGTTTTTCAATTTATCCCTTGAAATTTTGCTTTAGTTTGTAACAAATATAGTGACTACTGATGTAAGATTCAGTTTGAGGTTGTGATGACTGCTTGTCTGGTTGTTTTGTCCCTAGACATGCctttgtgtatgtgtatatgttGATATTTTAAGTGGTATTTAGAAGAGATGCTGCTATTGTTTGTATTCTGTACCTTTCAATCAGCAACTGCAAGTTTGTTGGATAGTCATGTATATATGagcctttcaattttttttataaaaaaatgcattGTCACAGATatctgatttttattattattattatttttggtttgctATCTTATTATTTCAGCCGGATTGCCTGGATGATTTAGCATATGCAATAATGTATGAGACAACCAAGTTATGTTATCGAGTTTCTGAAGCTGATGTAACTCGTGCACGTAATCAGGTAGCCACCAATGCTTTCATTTTATGTTgatataagatatatatatatatatatatataatcaaaattgttttagtCAATTTAAATAGTGATTGCTAGCTTTTTCCCATTCTCCGTAGAATGTTTATTTAAACTAATCATTGGTTGCAAGAGGCGCCATTTATTTACAATTGACCATTAAGCGGGACATATTCCTAAGACATGTCAGATTGTTATTCCTAATGATGATTGACCATTATGGCACTCGATcaatttttccattctttttccaGATGTTCACAAATAGACTATAGTCTCCCATTGATGTCTTGTTACATGTCAGATTGTTACTCTTT is a genomic window of Quercus lobata isolate SW786 chromosome 2, ValleyOak3.0 Primary Assembly, whole genome shotgun sequence containing:
- the LOC115976302 gene encoding probable mitochondrial-processing peptidase subunit beta, mitochondrial, translating into MAMKHLLSLSRRSHRAVSSALSQTVRSSSTSPAIATPSSAPAASPPPPTAMIYDRLAEAIKAKIKQLDNPDPRFLKYGSPHPELTDHTRILSAPETRVTTLPNGLRVATESNLAAKTATVGVWIDAGSRFETDETNGTAHFLEHMIFKGTEKRTARQLEEEIENMGGHLNAYTSREQTTYYARVMDKDVPRALDILADILQNSKFDDNRINRERDVILREMEEVEGQTEEVIFDHLHATAFQYTPLGRTILGPAQNIKTITKDHLQSYIQTHYTAPRMVIAASGAVKHEEIVEQVKKLFTKLSSDPTTATQLVAKEPTDFTGSEVRIIDDDIPLAQFAVAFSGASWTDPDSIALMVMQAMLGSWNKSASGGKHMGSELAQRVGINEIAESMMSFNTNYKDTGLFGVYAVAKPDCLDDLAYAIMYETTKLCYRVSEADVTRARNQLKSSLLLHIDGTSPVAEDIGRQLLTYGRRIPFAELFARIDAVDASTIKRVANRFIWDKEIAIAAMGPIQSLPDYNWFRRRTYWNRY